In Fusobacterium canifelinum, a genomic segment contains:
- the recN gene encoding DNA repair protein RecN codes for MGRKLMLRELKIENLAIIDELDIEFDKGFIVLTGETGAGKSIILSGINLLIGEKASVDMIRDGEENLVAQGVFDVDEEQKKALEAMGIDADGDEIIIRRSYSRSGKARAFVNNVRISLADLKEIASTLVDIVGQHSHQMLLNKNNHIKLLDSFLNKDEKDLKENLINLLAQYREIDTKIENIEREKKETLEKKEFYEYQLEEIEKLKLKDGEDEILETEYKRVFNAEKIREKVYESLEYLKDDEDSALSLITNSIRNIEYLGKYDERYIELAKRMENAYYELEDCANEIENISKGIDVTESDLDKIAGRMNTLKRIKEKYKRTLPELIAYREDLKEKLSDIDSGDFKTKELKKELNKIKTEYDKIAEKLTASRKEIAIKIENELLNELKFLNMEDAKLKVQINKLERMTSEGYDDVEFFISTNVGQDLKPLNKIASGGEVSRVMLALKVIFSKVDNIPILIFDEIDTGIGGETVRKISLKLKEIGENTQIISITHSPVIASKASQQFYIEKYVENSKTISRVKKLSAEERIKEIGRMLVGEKINNEVLEIANKMLNEV; via the coding sequence ATGGGGAGAAAACTTATGCTAAGAGAACTAAAAATAGAAAATTTAGCTATTATAGATGAGTTAGATATTGAGTTTGACAAAGGTTTTATTGTGCTAACAGGGGAAACAGGTGCAGGAAAATCTATTATTTTAAGTGGAATAAATCTTCTTATTGGAGAAAAAGCCAGTGTGGATATGATTAGAGATGGAGAAGAAAATCTTGTTGCACAGGGTGTTTTTGATGTTGATGAAGAACAAAAGAAAGCACTGGAAGCTATGGGGATAGATGCTGATGGAGACGAAATTATTATAAGAAGGTCTTATAGCAGAAGTGGTAAGGCAAGAGCTTTTGTAAATAATGTTAGAATATCTTTGGCTGATTTAAAAGAGATAGCCTCAACTTTAGTTGATATTGTTGGGCAACATTCTCATCAGATGTTACTTAATAAAAATAATCATATAAAACTATTAGATAGTTTTCTTAACAAAGATGAAAAAGATTTAAAAGAAAATTTGATAAATCTTTTAGCACAATACAGAGAAATTGACACTAAAATAGAAAATATTGAAAGAGAAAAAAAAGAAACTTTAGAAAAAAAAGAATTTTATGAGTACCAACTTGAAGAAATAGAAAAATTAAAATTAAAAGATGGAGAAGATGAAATTTTAGAAACTGAATATAAAAGAGTATTTAATGCTGAAAAGATTAGGGAAAAAGTCTATGAAAGTTTAGAATATCTCAAAGATGATGAAGATTCTGCTTTAAGTTTGATAACAAATTCAATAAGGAATATAGAGTATCTTGGAAAATATGATGAAAGATACATAGAATTAGCCAAAAGAATGGAAAATGCTTATTATGAGTTAGAAGATTGTGCTAATGAAATTGAAAATATTTCTAAGGGAATAGATGTTACAGAAAGTGATTTAGATAAAATTGCTGGCAGAATGAATACTTTAAAAAGAATTAAAGAGAAATATAAGAGAACTCTACCAGAGCTTATAGCATATAGAGAAGATTTAAAAGAAAAATTATCTGATATAGATAGTGGAGATTTTAAAACTAAGGAATTAAAAAAAGAACTTAATAAAATAAAAACTGAATATGATAAAATAGCAGAAAAATTAACTGCTTCAAGAAAAGAAATAGCTATAAAAATAGAAAATGAGCTATTAAATGAATTAAAGTTTTTAAATATGGAAGATGCTAAGCTAAAAGTTCAAATCAATAAATTAGAAAGAATGACAAGTGAAGGTTATGATGATGTTGAGTTCTTTATTTCAACTAATGTGGGACAAGATTTAAAACCTCTAAATAAAATAGCTTCTGGTGGAGAAGTTAGTCGTGTTATGCTTGCACTTAAAGTTATTTTTTCAAAAGTTGATAATATACCTATTTTAATTTTTGATGAAATTGATACAGGTATAGGTGGAGAAACTGTTAGAAAAATATCTTTAAAATTAAAAGAAATTGGGGAGAATACTCAAATTATTTCAATTACTCACTCGCCAGTGATAGCCTCTAAGGCGTCTCAACAATTTTATATAGAAAAATATGTTGAAAATTCTAAAACTATCAGTAGAGTTAAAAAATTGTCTGCTGAAGAAAGAATAAAAGAAATTGGAAGAATGTTAGTTGGAGAAAAAATTAATAATGAGGTTTTAGAAATAGCAAATAAAATGTTAAATGAGGTATAA
- a CDS encoding site-specific integrase has product MNILEKYIENLVVKKNLLQTTIEAYKLDINEYIEFLTKKNIDILDTDEKIFNEYFSDVEKNYKKATFSRKYSTVRGLYKFLLKNRYIEKIFEYKLSVNKSDNEVTTKKNNIIFKQKEYEEFINSLSDNFNEMRLKLISKMIVEYKINLVNIFEIQIKDLLKYDFQKIIIVRNNKIISYDIDKIMEEDLKNYYKKYAFEKRFLFGAYGKSTFISDLKRYNLDFKTLKNCMQEDEKDLIENIRRIYFEIGIGDN; this is encoded by the coding sequence GTGAACATTTTAGAGAAATATATAGAAAATCTAGTAGTAAAAAAAAATTTATTACAAACTACTATTGAAGCTTATAAGCTAGATATAAATGAATATATTGAATTTTTAACAAAAAAAAATATAGATATTTTAGATACTGATGAAAAGATATTTAATGAATATTTTTCTGATGTAGAAAAAAATTATAAGAAAGCTACCTTTAGTAGAAAATATAGTACTGTAAGAGGTTTGTATAAGTTTCTTTTGAAAAATAGATATATAGAAAAAATATTTGAATATAAACTATCAGTTAATAAATCTGATAATGAAGTTACTACTAAAAAGAATAATATTATATTTAAGCAAAAAGAATATGAAGAATTTATAAATTCTTTATCTGATAATTTTAATGAGATGAGATTAAAACTTATTTCTAAGATGATAGTTGAGTACAAAATTAATCTTGTGAATATTTTTGAAATTCAGATTAAAGACCTATTAAAATATGATTTTCAAAAGATTATCATAGTGAGAAATAATAAGATTATTAGTTATGATATAGATAAGATTATGGAAGAAGATTTAAAAAATTATTATAAAAAGTATGCTTTTGAAAAAAGATTTTTATTTGGAGCTTATGGTAAGTCAACCTTTATTTCAGATTTAAAAAGATATAATTTAGATTTTAAAACTTTAAAAAATTGTATGCAGGAAGATGAAAAAGACTTAATTGAAAATATTAGAAGAATATATTTTGAGATAGGAATAGGAGATAATTAA